In a genomic window of Mageeibacillus indolicus UPII9-5:
- a CDS encoding SLC13 family permease, whose translation MKNENFISVQSRHWHRRRSCKDLLIGYPWVLFWAALPLVLALSLPLPSVLSRSGAAVLGIFAGTLVLWFTTAIDWPSLLLLLGLAMIPELGMNKVLAASLGSGTVAFLIFTFTCTYALTTTGVVKQVALLFIRNRLAASGGRRFMCLYFAAVLLLGLFLSPTILFILFLPLHHETCALLKLERGSRSAAALMIGQTFLCALSSGMTPISHVFAILAMDYYQNVFKKVIGYGQYMAVMLPVGLAGAAIIVTSLIIWARREMPALSAVLQADNWPKHVEKWQPQGREIKILFVFILVVVLWLLPSFLPAQTEGMGKWLKQLGTAWPPLLGAVLLFLLGSTERPLIKFKETTAQGIAWGSILMCAATLAMGMALTERTLGLNNFLHQLLAKVTAEVSAPVLLLIIAVWATLQTNFSSNIVTVSLVTTVALPLAAAGGRLNPAIVACFIGFLASCSFAAPSAHPNVALAIGTGYVTTGQMLVSGLAAGAMMVGLLAVVGYPLAELIF comes from the coding sequence AGCGTGTTGTCACGCTCCGGAGCGGCTGTGCTCGGCATTTTCGCCGGCACACTTGTACTATGGTTCACTACCGCCATAGATTGGCCGAGTTTGCTGCTGCTTCTGGGCTTAGCTATGATTCCGGAACTCGGTATGAATAAGGTCTTAGCAGCTTCACTGGGGAGCGGCACGGTAGCGTTCCTTATTTTTACCTTTACTTGCACTTATGCTTTGACGACGACCGGTGTAGTAAAACAGGTGGCTTTGCTGTTCATTCGTAATCGTTTGGCAGCAAGCGGAGGGCGACGCTTTATGTGCCTCTATTTTGCCGCGGTGCTGCTGCTCGGGCTTTTTTTGTCACCGACAATACTGTTCATTCTTTTTTTGCCGTTACATCATGAAACTTGCGCTTTACTCAAGTTGGAGCGAGGTTCACGTTCGGCCGCGGCTTTGATGATTGGACAGACGTTCCTTTGCGCTCTGTCTTCGGGAATGACCCCTATTTCGCATGTGTTTGCGATTTTAGCTATGGATTATTATCAAAACGTTTTTAAAAAGGTTATCGGTTATGGTCAATATATGGCAGTCATGCTGCCTGTCGGATTGGCAGGAGCGGCAATTATCGTTACCTCTCTGATTATTTGGGCAAGACGTGAAATGCCTGCGCTCAGTGCGGTTCTGCAAGCTGATAATTGGCCGAAACATGTGGAAAAATGGCAGCCGCAAGGTCGGGAAATAAAGATTTTGTTCGTTTTTATTTTAGTCGTCGTATTGTGGCTGTTGCCGAGTTTCCTACCAGCGCAAACCGAGGGTATGGGAAAATGGCTGAAACAACTTGGAACGGCTTGGCCGCCGCTTTTAGGAGCGGTGTTGCTGTTTTTGCTTGGTTCAACGGAACGACCGTTGATCAAATTTAAAGAAACCACCGCTCAGGGCATTGCTTGGGGAAGTATTCTGATGTGTGCGGCGACTTTGGCGATGGGGATGGCTTTAACTGAGCGTACTTTGGGGCTTAATAATTTTTTGCATCAGCTGTTGGCGAAGGTCACGGCTGAAGTAAGTGCCCCGGTGCTGTTACTCATCATTGCTGTTTGGGCTACTTTGCAGACTAATTTTTCGTCTAATATTGTTACGGTCAGCTTAGTTACAACGGTTGCGCTCCCATTGGCGGCCGCAGGTGGGCGGCTTAATCCGGCAATCGTCGCCTGTTTTATCGGGTTTTTGGCGTCATGCAGCTTTGCCGCCCCGTCAGCTCATCCTAATGTTGCTCTAGCAATTGGTACCGGTTATGTAACAACGGGGCAGATGCTGGTCAGCGGTTTGGCGGCAGGGGCAATGATGGTAGGTCTGCTGGCGGTTGTCGGATACCCATTGGCTGAATTGATCTTTTAA